CTGGACCGCCTGCGCGGCCTCGGGGCGGCGGAGATCCGCCCCACCCACTTCGGCGCCTACGCCGACGTGGCCGCGCACCTGGACGACCTCGAGGACCGCATGTTCCGCTGGGCCGAACGGGTGCTCGGGTGGATGCGCGAGGGCCTGGACGAGGAGGCGATGATCCCGCGCTTCGAGGAACTGGTGGCGGACGAGCTGCGCGCGGCGGGGCTGGACGAGGAGACGCTGGCCGAGTACGAGATCGCCGACCCCGCCTGGATGAGCGTGCCGGGCCTGGTGCGCTACTGGCGCAAGGTTCACCCCGAGAGGATCGCCGGTGCCTGAGGAGGTCTGGGTCTTCGACGTCGAGGGCACCCTGACCACGGGGGAGACCTGGCAGGGCGTGGGGCGCTGGCTCGAGCGAAACGGACGCCGCGCCGCCTATCGCCGCTTCTTCCTGGCGCACCTGCCGGGGGCGCTGCTGGCCAAGGGCGGTTTGATCGACAAGCGCCGGTACCAGAACAAGTGGATGCGGGACCTCGCGGGCCTGTTCGCGGGCGCCACCGCAGCCGAAGTCGAGGCCATGGCCGCCTGGGTCGTGGAGCACGAACTGTGGCCGCAGCGGCGCGAGGACGTGCTGGCCGAGTTGCGGGCCGGGCTGGAGCGCGGGGTGCGGGTCGTCCTCGCCTCGGGCACCTTCCAGCCGGTGCTGGAGGCGTTCGCCAGGCGCCTGGGCCCGGAGGTGGAGGCGTTGGGCACGCCCTTCGTCTGCGTGGACGGGGTCTGCCCCAAGAACCCTGCGGGCGCGGTCAACGTGG
This genomic stretch from Oceanithermus profundus DSM 14977 harbors:
- a CDS encoding HAD family hydrolase is translated as MPEEVWVFDVEGTLTTGETWQGVGRWLERNGRRAAYRRFFLAHLPGALLAKGGLIDKRRYQNKWMRDLAGLFAGATAAEVEAMAAWVVEHELWPQRREDVLAELRAGLERGVRVVLASGTFQPVLEAFARRLGPEVEALGTPFVCVDGVCPKNPAGAVNVAAVKARRVQEHLGGRAPDRAYGDTASDLPLLELAREAVAVYPDRVLRDAAARRGWRRLPEGGGAPA